The Leptospira harrisiae genome segment TTTGCTGAGATGAATTTTTTTGATGGAAGGTTTGCTCTCAATGCTTCTGTTCCTTGGAACTATTACCAACAAAGAGGAAGGGAAGATGCGACAAGGATTGGAAAAACGTATCTTGGTTTTAAATACCAACCATTTTTTGATTTAGATAAACCTTATTTCTTTGTCATTGAGGGATCCGTTGGTTTTCCGAGTGGCCCGGATACAGATAGGTTTACTGGTGGAAATTATTATACTGGTTCTGGGTTTATCAAACTTGGTTATTTGTATGAGAAGTGGTCATTCGTCACGAAGATCGGTGGATTAAATCCACTCTCTCGTCCACAACCAAACAACTTACAAGATAACGACGGAGTTCCATATTATTATAGAAAACCTTCAGCTTCTCCACCTGAACCAGAATACGAGTTCAAAAAAACCACTCTCATTTCTGGTTATGTGACGTATTATTTGTTGCCTGAAAT includes the following:
- a CDS encoding LIC11086 family outer membrane transporter, with product MKQSVLVLFLFLISFQSIHSHHTGSSDSPNATARFVDPFTGKREKPTNYLVMTQDYYQSTRENSHLFTTTAFAEMNFFDGRFALNASVPWNYYQQRGREDATRIGKTYLGFKYQPFFDLDKPYFFVIEGSVGFPSGPDTDRFTGGNYYTGSGFIKLGYLYEKWSFVTKIGGLNPLSRPQPNNLQDNDGVPYYYRKPSASPPEPEYEFKKTTLISGYVTYYLLPEISLFTGLLYRNPYNGVDYSKEKDKANPSYFTEASAGFSWNFSEKYNMSLAYRYPLQRDREYRLYQSAWTFAFSMEWGSD